A window of the Cicer arietinum cultivar CDC Frontier isolate Library 1 chromosome 6, Cicar.CDCFrontier_v2.0, whole genome shotgun sequence genome harbors these coding sequences:
- the LOC101493549 gene encoding sugar carrier protein C-like codes for MPAIGIPAGGGNKKYPGELTPYVTVTCIVAAMGGLIFGYDIGISGGVTSMDSFLLKFFPSVYRKKNLDQSSNKYCQYDSQVLTMFTSSLYLAALISSLVASTITRRFGRKLSMFFGGLLFLIGALVNGFAQNVWMLIVGRILLGFGIGFANQSVPIYLSEMAPYKYRGALSVGFQLSITVGILVANVLNYFFSKLEGGLGWRLSLGGAMVPALIITIGSLVLPDTPNSMIERGDSVAAKAHLKRIRGVEDVDEEFNDLVIASEASMKVENPWENLLQRKYRPQLSMAIFIPFFQQFTGINVIMFYAPVLFSSVGFKDDAALMSAVITGIVNALGTIVSVFGVDKLGRRALFIQGGIQMLICQIGVAAAIGAKFGIDGNPGELPKWYAIVVVLFICAYVAAFAWSWGPLGWLVTSEIFPLEIRSAAQSVNVSVNMLCTFFVAQVFLTMLCHMKFGLFIFFAFFVVVMTLFVYFMLPETKGIPIEEMSGVWKAHSYWSRFVDNHDGKCDGIEIGKSY; via the exons ATGCCTGCCATAGGAATACCTGCCGGAGGTGGGAACAAGAAGTATCCCGGAGAACTCACTCCATATGTCACAGTAACATGCATCGTTGCAGCCATGGGTGGTTTAATCTTCGGCTATGATATTGGAATTTCAG GTGGAGTGACATCCATGGATTCATTTTTGTTGAAGTTTTTTCCATCGGTGTATCGGAAAAAAAACTTGGACCAGTCGTCGAACAAGTATTGTCAGTATGATAGTCAAGTACTGACAATGTTCACGTCGTCGCTGTACCTAGCAGCATTGATTTCGTCGTTGGTGGCGTCCACTATCACTCGTAGGTTTGGACGGAAACTTTCCATGTTTTTTGGAGGGTTGTTGTTTCTCATAGGTGCCCTTGTTAATGGCTTTGCACAAAACGTTTGGATGTTGATCGTTGGTAGGATTTTACTTGGCTTTGGTATCGGATTCGCCAATCAG TCTGTACCAATTTACCTCTCAGAGATGGCTCCCTACAAATACAGAGGAGCTCTAAGTGTTGGCTTCCAGTTATCAATCACAGTTGGTATTCTTGTGGCCAATGTATTAAACTACTTCTTTTCCAAACTCGAAGGTGGACTTGGATGGAGGTTGAGTTTGGGTGGAGCTATGGTTCCTGCTCTTATAATAACTATTGGATCACTAGTCCTTCCAGACACCCCCAATTCTATGATCGAACGAGGTGATTCCGTTGCAGCCAAGGCTCATCTTAAGAGAATTCGTGGTGtcgaagatgttgatgaagagtTCAATGATCTTGTGATAGCAAGTGAAGCATCCATGAAAGTGGAGAACCCTTGGGAGAATTTGTTGCAAAGGAAATATAGACCTCAACTTAGTATGGCCATATTCATTCCTTTCTTTCAGCAATTTACTGGAATCAATGTAATAATGTTTTATGCACCTGTGCTATTTAGTTCTGTTGGGTTTAAGGACGATGCTGCACTTATGTCAGCTGTGATTACTGGCATTGTTAATGCTCTTGGTACCATTGTTTCTGTTTTTGGAGTTGATAAGTTGGGTAGACGTGCCCTTTTCATTCAAGGTGGCATTCAAATGCTCATATGTCAG ATTGGAGTTGCAGCTGCCATTGGAGCCAAGTTTGGAATTGATGGAAACCCGGGCGAGTTACCAAAATGGTATGCTATAGTTGTGGTGCTATTCATTTGCGCTTATGTAGCTGCATTTGCTTGGTCATGGGGTCCTCTTGGTTGGTTGGTGACTAGTGAGATTTTTCCATTGGAGATTCGTTCGGCTGCTCAAAGTGTCAATGTATCGGTGAACATGCTTTGCACATTCTTTGTTGCACAAGTTTTCTTGACTATGCTTTGCCACATGAAGTTTGGCTTGTTCATCTTCTTTGCCTTTTTTGTAGTAGTGATGACATTATTTGTGTATTTCATGTTACCTGAAACCAAGGGAATACCAATCGAAGAGATGAGTGGAGTTTGGAAGGCACATTCGTACTGGTCAAGATTTGTTGATAATCATGATGGTAAATGTGATGGAATTGAGATCGGAAAGAgctattaa